One genomic segment of Belonocnema kinseyi isolate 2016_QV_RU_SX_M_011 chromosome 2, B_treatae_v1, whole genome shotgun sequence includes these proteins:
- the LOC117167723 gene encoding uncharacterized protein LOC117167723, whose translation MKCLIAVAFLALIVVAFADEPAAVAPTQNENAVEPVKIENSKDVRDKRGVLVTSYATAPISAPVVYASYAAPVPYVYSAAIRQYPTTYVAGYPYSPVKYVL comes from the exons ATGAAGTGCCTGATT GCTGTGGCTTTCCTTGCTCTGATTGTCGTCGCTTTTGCTGACGAGCCAGCAGCTGTTGCACCTACCCAAAACGAAAACGCAGTTGAGCCagtcaaaatcgaaaattcaaaggATGTGAGAGATAAGAGAGGAGTACTGGTTACATCATACGCAACGGCCCCAATTTCTGCACCAGTTGTATACGCGTCTTATGCTGCGCCAGTCCCATACGTCTACTCAGCAGCCATCCGGCAATACCCAACAACATATGTCGCTGGTTACCCTTACAGTCCAGTGAAATACGTTTTGTAG